One region of Suncus etruscus isolate mSunEtr1 chromosome 5, mSunEtr1.pri.cur, whole genome shotgun sequence genomic DNA includes:
- the LOC126009373 gene encoding LOW QUALITY PROTEIN: olfactory receptor 1L8-like (The sequence of the model RefSeq protein was modified relative to this genomic sequence to represent the inferred CDS: inserted 1 base in 1 codon) translates to MEIVNQTSSVPEFILLGHSSRPQDQKPLXSLFLITYLVTITGNLLIILAIRSDAQLHTPMYFFLSFLSFIDIGFTTTIVPKMLVNFLSKEKTISYAGCVTQMYFIYVLGTTDSCLLAVMAYDHYVAICDPFHYVTTMSLHHCVLLVTLSFLFSLLHSLLHTLQMNHLTLCDSNVISHFFCDIDALLKLSCSSKFINEMLIITEGPVALVTPFLCIVFSYIQIFIAVLKIPSAAGKCKTFSTCGSHLTVVTVFYGSIFYEILQPLSSYTISTQMAMMVYTVLSSMLNPFIYSLRNKNMKKGLGKLLSIGNSNQKLCWSIHAVSDTIFADSCYHNKFLYFKI, encoded by the exons ATGGAAATAGTCAATCAAACCAGCAGTGTCCCTGAGTTTATCCTCCTGGGACACTCCTCCAGACCTCAAGACCAGAAGCCGC TTAGTCTCTTCCTCATCACGTACCTGGTCACCATAACTGGGAATCTGCTCATCATCCTGGCCATCCGCTCTGATGCTCAGCTTCACACTCCCATGTATTTCTTCTTGAGTTTTCTATCTTTCATTGACATTGGCTTTACCACCACCATAGTCCCTAAGATGCTAGTGAATTTTCTATCAAAGGAGAAGACCATCTCCTATGCTGGATGTGTGacacaaatgtattttatttatgttttgggcacCACTGACAGCTGCCTTCTGGCAGTCATGGCCTATGACCATTATGTGGCCATCTGTGACCCCTTCCACTATGTCACCACCATGAGCCTCCATCACTGTGTCCTGCTGGTGACCCTCTCATTCTTGTTTTCTCTCCTCCACTCCCTGCTACACACACTTCAGATGAATCACCTCACTCTCTGTGACTCTAATGTGATCAGCCACTTCTTCTGTGACATTGATGCTCTGTTGAAACTGTCCTGCTCCTCCAAATTCATCAATGAAATGTTGATAATAACAGAAGGACCTGTTGCTTTGGTGACACCTTTTCTTTGCATTGTTTTCTCTTATATTCAAATCTTCATTGCAGTTCTCAAGATCCCCTCAGCTGCTGGAAAATGCAAAACCTTCTCTACCTGTGGTTCCCACTTGACTGTGGTAACAGTCTTTTATGGAAGCATCTTCTATGAAATTTTACAACCCTTGTCCAGCTACACTATTAGTACCCAAATGGCAATGATGGTCTACACAGTTCTGTCCTCCATGCTAAATCCTTTTATCTACAGTCTgagaaacaaaaacatgaaaaaggGCTTGGGGAAGCTGCTAAGTATAGGAAATTCTAACCAGAAGCTGTGTTGGTCTATTCATGCTGTCTCTGATACCATTTTTGCTGATTCGTGTTACCACAATAAATTCttgtatttcaaaatat